CACTCccactccctctccccctctatgtcacacacacacacacacacacacacacacacacacacacacacacacacacacacacacacacacacacacacacacgcgcgcgcacgcgcacacacacacacacataaacacacgcgaacacccccccacacacacacacatacacacacacacacacacgatttaGATTTAGTATGTATTTGTGTGCTTATCTGATATACTTTTCAAACATTCATATAAGTATAAGTATGTACAAGGATAATCATTATAATAAATAGTCCTTTTCATGAACAAGGGTTGTAGGTAAAGAAGTAACTGTTTGCTTATAACTCTTCCCAGGTAAATCTGAATTATCGTATCTGCATTATCTTATCTGCATTATCTTATCTGCATTATCTTATCTGCATTATCTTATCTGCATTATCTTATCTGCATTATCTTATCTAAATTATCTTATGCTTTCTCACTCCAAGATACTAGCTCTTATGACAATTACAGCTGTTGTTGTTTGACAACTATCCACAGAAGAAAACCAGCAGACCTCAGCATCTGGCAGACCAGACCCCTTACAGTACCGCGACGTGTTCTTGCTGAGTCTGTCGGGTTTCACAGAGGGGAAGCCTGGCATTATCACTGGTCTTCGGCAAGCGGGAGTCCCAGTAACTCTGTTGGAGTACGTTTTTGTTGAACACGATAACAAGGAAAATGTACTCGTCAGAACAATTTGTTGGTGACGTCAGACTCTGTCTGTATTCTTCTGTGCttgttctcttctttttctttctctgtctactcttctttttacatttagtcaagttttgactaaatgttttaacatagaggggggaatcgagacgagggtcgtggtgtatgtgtgtgtgtctgtgtgtgtgtgtgtgtgtgtgtgtgtgtgtgtgtgtgtgtgtgtgtgtgtgtgtgtgtgtgtgtgtgtctgtctgtctgtgtgtgtgtgtgtgtgtgtgtgtgtgtgtgtgtagagcgattcagactaaactactgggccgatctttatgaaatttgacatgagagttcctgggtatgatatccccggacgtttttttcagtttttcgataaatacccttgatgacgtcatatccggctttttgtaaaagttgaggcggcactgtcacaccctcatttttcaattaaattgattgaaattttggcaaagcaatcttcgacaaaggccggggtttggtattgcatttcagcttggtggcttaaaaactaatgagtgagtttggtcattaaaaatcggaaacttgtaattaaaattattattttattaaacgatccaaaaacaatttcatcttattcttcgtcattttctgattccaaaaacatatacatatgttatatttggattaaaaacaagctctgaaaattaaaaatataaaaattatgatcaaaattaaatttccgaaatcgattcaaaaactatttcatcttattccttgtcggttcttgattccaaaaacatatagatatgatatgtttggattaaaaacacgctcagaaagttaaaacgaagagaggtacagtaaagcgtgctatgaagcacagcgcaatcgctaccgcgccaaacaggctcgtcactttcactgccttttgcactagcggcggactacgttcagtttcattctgtgagttccacagcttgaccaaatgtagtaatttcgtcttacgcgacttgttagtttcttgttgttcttttactTATGAAGACGAAAGTCGAAACGAGTCCATGttcatttgttcttgttctgttgcgtacatttttattgttatcttgttatAGTTCCTCTCTcctgcagtcccttgttcctTTCTGTTTTTAATGCATTACAAAGAAAGATTTTCACAGTGGCCACCTGTGCTGATGTGCACAACAAAGTTACCAACTGAGTGGGAGCCATGCATCCGCTGGGTCAGTTTGTTTGAAAATGAGGTGTGTTTGGGAGTTCTAACCAATCAAGCCGCCCAGCTGCCTGTATATACCACCCGGTTCTAACTTTCTCCTACACTTCAGCCTTGGTCCTGTTAGGGCAAGGGCGCAGCTACATTGTTATAGTGAAGGGGACAAGATCTCCATGAATTAAAAGCAATGTATTGATTTTGGAAACACTGCATGCAAATAAATGCCAAAACTCTACACACCTTACACGTTTCTGACTTTCTTTTCAATCCAAAACAATCATTTGAAACTATTTTCAAAAGCTGGAATCCGGATTTTTTGACGGGAACATTCATCCTTGTATATTTATAGAcctatgtgagtgtgtggacTGCAGAACGGTTTAATAGCTTCGATACAACATTTGTTGATGACCTGATATAAACTATCTACGCAGTTTCCAGGCAACCTTAACGGCTAATGAACGTGTGACGTCAGTTGCAACCATGAAAGATGACTGTGTCGTTGCTACAGATTCTCGCTACATCACTGGTTTGGAGAGAAAGGTGAGAAATTATTAAAAGTGAAGTCTTGGGTATAGCTTTGATAtatatgtttgttgttgttgtagttaggtgtgtatttgtgtatatatttatttgtgttgtgttgaatAGGCAGGTATGAACCAAAAGTCCAcccccaaaacaaaaaacaaaaaacccaagaacacaacaacagcagcaaaaacaacaacaacaagaacaacaacaacaacaacaacgtgttTGTTTAACCTTGTTCAAATTTCAATGTTATGGGTCTATCCTGTTTTCAACCCCcctaccccccaaaaaaacaaaacaaacaaaacttaaatgacaaaaaagagggggggggaagggggggggaaggggggggggaaggggggggggggaaggggggggggaagggggggggaagggggtgtgTCAACGGCTAAGATAGCTTAAACTTTGAAATGTCCTCATGAAATAGTCTTTGCTGACCCTCACAGTTTGGTCGGCAACTTCACTTGAGGTTGCAGCTTTCCGATTACACCCTTTTTCAGATTGTAGCCTGGATACAGCCATCAGAATCTGACTCGCTGTCGGTCCACTTCGACAGGCTGGTGGCTTTCTCCAGGACTTCCGGTCAGCTGATCACCATAACGACACCAAGACCACCAGAACAAGCAATGGTCAGCATGTTTGAAGACGTTTTCTCAaagctccctctctctctctctctctctctctctctctctctctctctctctctctctctctctccctctctctctcgctctgtctcgctctctctcactctctctcactctcactctctcactctctctctctctctctctctctctctcacacaccctctctctctatctatcttttGAAGGTGACTGTCTTATCCTATTATGTTTACTACGAAATGTTATAGATTTACAAACTAGAAGGAGTAGACGATAATTTCTTCGGTTTGAGGTATATTTGGCTGTAATACAAAAACAAGTTGCGTGAATCGATATCAAAACATATCAGTCggtatcaaactaaaagatcaacacgagaaacatgtcatcgccgagactctatttagatagtctcggccATCCCGCCCcggggtcacgctcgtctccgcgaagcatgcgaccgcGTACGTAGTACATGTACTGACTGAAcctatttcctttcattttgagCCCATGTTTAGAGTAAACACGACATATCTCTGTATtgttgaattcaggagaagatgagaaatACATGCAATGCAATCAATTTATAGACTTCCGAAAATTCGATttcaatgacaactttaatgagcaaactaatgaaCTAATTTTGAAGcttacaagctgaaatgcaatcccatagtctggacttcgtccaagattgcttgaccaaaatatcaatttggttgaaaaatgagggtgtgacagtgctgcctcaactttcacaaaacgacgaatatgacgtcatctaagGTATCTCTCTagaaactgagaaaaaaaacttctggggataccctacccaggaactcacatgtgaacttttataaagatcggtccacagttttctcagaatcactttatacatacacacacacacacacacacacacacacacacacacacacacacacacacacacacacatacacacacacacattacatacatacatacatacacaccaaAACCCTCATTTAGATTCcttctctatgttaaaacatttagtcaaaacttgactaaatgtaaaaacgcccAATGGTATACCAAAACGTGTACCTTACTTTGCGTTCAAGACAGTTGAAAATGGGTATATTTTAAGGCCCCCCTACACGATATCCCTGTGACAGTAGTGCTCAATTGTAAGTGTGTTAGCAATAGCCAAACGTAAATAAGTACCTCCTTCGGCTTAGAGAGCCTGAATAAAATAGTGTATTTTGTGAATATATGTATTTTGCTGGAAACTGCAAAATAGGTACTTTAgttgggtagggggggggggggggagggggctttCGGGGTTCCAAACTGTCAGAACAGGGTTGTATGCCTAAGATGAAGTTTTAACAATATACAGTTTTTGAACTTATGAAGTTGTGTTTTCGACAGGCGCAGAATGCAAGGACAATGCTAGAAGGTAAGACACCAATGGAAAGATGCCTCTTTAAACCTGCATGTTGCAATGTTTAGCTTGAATTACATATTGATCAAACAGACGGACGGGCACGATAGCTTAGTGGGTACGACGTCGGAGTTTCAGCAGTCATACTCAATCTAAAGCTGATTGTTTCATTTGAAAACTATGCAACGGAAATCAAAACCATACGGCAACATTACAATGGTTTGGGTTATATAAGAAGGCTTATCATCAAACAGCAAAATTCGTAATGTTCAAATTGAATTATCGAGCTAGCTTATTCTCTGTTGAGAAACTGGTCGAAATAGTCGGATATTCTTTGTTTGATATTGCCATTCAACCAGACGACCTTAAGATGTTATTTTGTAAAATGAGCCTAGAATGACATCTGCTTGAAGCCTTCATGTGTTGGGCATTTTGgacatatatattatatatttgtGCTTGCTTCATGTTAACAAAAATTTGATAGGTTATTTATACTAGCATGTTCCATCCTGTTCTAAATATGTCTTCAGAAAACAAAGCAATTACAACCtaggtaaaaacaacaacagcaagaacgcaaaacaaccaaacaaaacaaagcaagaaTAAAATCTAACAACATTTAGACAATaccatgaatatgaaaatgttaTTTAGAGGATTTATCAATAATACCATATTTATTTAAAAGATGAAATTTGCATGTTCATTTCAATATGCTTGTTATTCTATTTGCAAGGAGATTAGTTCTGCATTACTCTTACTTACTCTATTGCACGTGTCGTATCCttttagagcgcttactcctttttttgtgtgagttgGGTAGACCTTCAGGCTTGACATTTTAATGCTGTTTCTTTTCTCTCACAGAAATTCAAGGGTGTACATCTTACAAGGAAAAGGAAGAGAAAATTCTGCAGCGTGCCCGGACCCACATTACTGAAGAGGTGACTCTTGCAGTCGATAGTGTGCTGCAAGTCTACGTCCTGCAGAACatgggagaagaagaagaagaaataagacATTCCATATTCTTCGATTTGAGACAAGGTATGCTGAGTGTTTATTTCATTGCAATATGGCTGAGAGGTTATTTGCTGGGAGATGaacccctctccctctcccctcaaCCCCCTTTCTATTTTTGATACATATTTATGCTCTGTGTTTTTCTGAAGGTGGGAATATTTGAGAAAACAGAAAAGGGAGTGGGGTGGgggtaaaagaagaaagatcCCGTGAACACGAAAGAACCCTTCAGAGACAAAGCCTGCTCTGAACATAAGACCCGTTTTGGAGCAATACAACTCCTCACTAATAGAATAAAACAGCATATCATGATATCCAATCCACAACCCGGTTTTTTTCTGAGGGTAAATGTCACGTGTTCATTGTCAAtgcttattctctcaggtgccaggagattggttctacataactctcacttactctattgcacatgtcgttcgcatttagagcgcttacttccctttgtttatgaGATCTTCTTCTTTTCTGCATTTAGGTTTCGGTACCGTGGAAAGGGGTGAGCGCATCGTGACAGCAAGATTCGCAGGTATCTTCACGATTCGTGCAGATGACTTACCCATCATCTTGAGCCCTGACGTCATGCAGGTGATGATGCTCTTTACACAGGGTCGGATCCAGGCGGAAGTCAACAACTCTGCAGCTCTGCTCAAATTTCACGAATTTGCAAAAAAAGCGTTTGGGCTTTAAAAGAGCACTGCTGAAGCACTCTGTTGTAATGAAAGAATGTAAGGTGATGGGCTGTAAGGATGCGGTGTCATAGAGTCCTGTCAGGTAACCCTCATGGGAATTCGGGTTGTTtatcactggggaaagcgagctgccatactgTACCGCGCATCctgtttttttcatttaaatgtctgcatgtgtgtattcatgtgtcCAAGCCCGAAGAATTTCGCTGTAAACTTAAggtctttatcgtgcgcatacGTGCACACGGcggtgttcggacactgaggagagtctgcacaaagttggcTCTGGAAAATAAATCTTTCGCCGAACGTGGCGGTCGAACTCACGCTGGTAGCAACAAACTGGTTTCCAGCCAACACCACTACAGACTGAGCTATCTCCCCGTCCCGTAAAGGAGCACTgtttgggggcccgggtagctcaggtggtagagcactggacttatgATCGAAAAGTTgctggttcgaattcgggccaggacagacacgggtcaactttatgtgcagacccagagacggtatccatctcccacccccgtgttacCACAgttgcacgtaaaagacctcggacattctgccattagtgcagatggctgatatcACCTAAACACACATTCACTTGTgcatctcatctaaagtcgggttaaaacccgggaacatgcccctaatggctttgccgtaaGGGCGTAACACTTGAATTTCTCCCCCCGGAGCACTGTTTCCTTTTTCGTGTAATAGACGGTTCCGATATAGCGGCAACCACTCTCTGTGTGTGCAATACTGAATACTGGGTGGCTCAACAATTGTGTCGTCAAAGGAATAATGAATTAGGATGCGGATGCACGCACAGCCTGGTGGTGACCCTACCAGTGATTGTCTACCGTTGATATGACAAGGTCAGAATTCACAAACTTAGTTATGATGATTAATGTCTTCGACAGTTCGTCCAGAGATGTGTCTAAGGAGTGACAGATGTTTTCGTGACGTCATTATTTTCGTTATGACGTTTTCTTGACCTGTTTTCCCTTTTGATGTATTTCACTTCGGAAGAGAGGGTTAAGAATAGACGGTTTGGTTTGCTTAGTTGGTGTTATTTCTCATTGAAGAATCAAGTAAAACTGCTTCACTCCTTTTCTACATTTTAATGTTGATTTTGAACCTGTCCTTCCCTGTTGAATAAGAGAATGCGAAACAGTGAACATGCTTAACACGGCTGTTCCCAGGGCTTCATTTCTGCCCCTCTAGCTGCTAGCAGGCTGAGCTATATTTAGCACCCAGCCTTCCCCCACAGCAGAGATAACACAGCAGCAGCAGGCTCACTGAGTGCCATACACTGATAAGTCCCATCTTCTGGTGTAGGGCAAAGGCATTTTGGTATAACAAGCAAGCGAGCTTAACAGAATTTGGCTGCAGCTGCTTGTTGCCAAATGATTCCCTCTGCCCTGGCTATTTTTAGCTCGCCCCTTCCCCAGCTAAAATGCAAGCAAGGAACAGCTGTGGCTTGCATCGTGTGAAAATGTCGTTAAGAACATTTAATTCATTTTatcgtttgtttgtctgttgttgttttttatctGCAAAGTTCTTTTATGGCAAGTGCAAATCAAATATTAATTTTCCAATATGAATGCGTTGTGAAGAAAATCCTGTAAAAAATGTGTAGTTTAGTTTTAGAACTGAAATGGTGTTATATTGTATTATTTCTGACACATTTTCAGGAGATTTGctttgttctcttttttttctcctgattTTAAATCAGTCCGTCATGAATTCATGTTTCTTGGCAGTGGTGATTGTGAACAGAATAAGTTGTacatatttgtttattttggaAAACCTCTTTAGGTAGAAGTGCAGAACGAGTAGTTTTGAAATCATTTGTACTTTTCTACAACATAAACATTGTCCATATTTAGTTTTGAAATTGACGtttaaaagaaaattaaaactTGCATGTACCTGTATTTTGATTTCATTCTGTCCAGCGAGGTTGCTGCAGGTAAAGTAAATGTAAATTGAAGCCAGAATGTTTATCACAGCAGGTAGTATTTTAAGTAAAGTTTAAGTTTGTATGAATTTGAGTGTTTCAGATTGTTTAATCCAACTTGTCTTGTTCAGAATGAAAATGTGAGGTCATTTGTTTTTACggtttttatatattttataAGTAGGAATGTACTCAGCTTGATGTGTATTTGCACAGAAGATAGATTTTAGAAATGGTAATTATTATATGCACTTACATGTTTTACTGTGCACTAAGAATACTGTGATGGAAGCTGATTACCTTGAATGCTTATCAaaagcacaagatattttggACGTTTAATCTGGTACTAGGGTTTTACGCATACTACAGCAAAACATGAAATGTGTGGAAAACGTCCAAGTTGTTTCCGCCGATAAATTCATTAATGTTGTGGAAGATAATGTATATTAATGGTGCTTTGTTTCATAAGA
This region of Littorina saxatilis isolate snail1 linkage group LG8, US_GU_Lsax_2.0, whole genome shotgun sequence genomic DNA includes:
- the LOC138973439 gene encoding uncharacterized protein, producing the protein MLILQAEKWLRDGHDVCVVSMSNESMAASLWMYHSLQTKCPSLAHNVYFHAKPVEDKEKAGINVLVNNLASRTKDDHLYVIVDEVDSSEFPELCDKLVKRVSNLHLWAARVGHDKIPKCFNEFPLGVPLRSPAAVVREILISEIIQKYGQVRKYEENVFPHTDGPLLLELHHEGPDHLDDVMPRDCEACGTQLASVLKNELRVGEENQQTSASGRPDPLQYRDVFLLSLSGFTEGKPGIITGLRQAGVPVTLLDFQATLTANERVTSVATMKDDCVVATDSRYITGLERKIVAWIQPSESDSLSVHFDRLVAFSRTSGQLITITTPRPPEQAMAQNARTMLEEIQGCTSYKEKEEKILQRARTHITEEVTLAVDSVLQVYVLQNMGEEEEEIRHSIFFDLRQGFGTVERGERIVTARFAGIFTIRADDLPIILSPDVMQVMMLFTQGRIQAEVNNSAALLKFHEFAKKAFGL